A genome region from Frankineae bacterium MT45 includes the following:
- a CDS encoding Transglutaminase-like superfamily protein gives MSTPRSNSTRGWRPVSWRPRRRDYVDAGFLVALTTVALLTLRTTFSGPTFLVVGFIGALLGVLLGQVGNTLRIPWVLTPLIFALGYFIFGGAIALGDDPAGGPLPTPATVRELWHLLGHGWSQLLTTLAPVTVSGPLIVLPFVIGLFSAGIGMTIAGRTLRVGVPLLAPVAALFGAILLGTATPGTIGFVGIVFGALAVGWVSLRGQRRIVQTHGGWVSRFATATVMLAVSAAVVLVGAALWPGQRYDQRDILRAHITPPVDISAFPSPLVGFRKYRPSADQLADQTLFTVKGLPAGYPIRIATLDDYNGIVWAARNAAAVPALGGEPDTFQRVGSSIATSETGPKATLQITIGQAYAAAVDTNSWLPSAGASERISFSGPDADSHADGLRYNLATDSALVVDRVKAGDTYTVDAVLPGSTLPTDAVPFGGTSIDPSVGAFVVATMNRWAPSAGTPWDRLTAIGKYLQTNGYYSEGGPGETQYLPGHSTGRLTAFLAAGGLVGDDEQYAAAYALMANELGVPARVVVGATPAAGTDGTTVVQGRDVHVWVEVHLANGTWATVPQTTFMPPTSRKPNKQNQQQIENTNSTVVPPPNTSRPPSSLDEFGQAGSNSFRRNQVNSTIHKHWQLPAFVVTFLSWAGPPILLVLLVAGAIISAKALRRRRRRRSGTPALRYALGWREILDQARDLGVAVHTGYTRREQADKLAVFAVRPLAERADGILFGPQPATSAESAQYWSDVLRARQDMVLGVSRWQRLKARVSIRSLLPMTAYPRSK, from the coding sequence GAGTAACTCCACTCGCGGTTGGCGGCCGGTCAGCTGGCGTCCCCGCCGGCGGGACTACGTCGACGCCGGGTTCCTCGTCGCGCTGACCACCGTGGCGCTGCTGACCCTGCGTACCACCTTCTCCGGTCCGACCTTCCTGGTCGTCGGGTTCATCGGTGCGCTCCTGGGCGTGCTGCTCGGCCAGGTCGGGAACACCCTGCGAATCCCCTGGGTACTGACGCCGTTGATCTTCGCCCTCGGCTACTTCATCTTCGGCGGGGCGATCGCCCTCGGCGACGACCCGGCCGGCGGCCCGCTACCCACCCCAGCGACAGTGCGGGAACTATGGCACCTGCTCGGGCACGGTTGGAGCCAGCTGCTGACCACTCTCGCCCCGGTCACCGTCTCCGGTCCGCTGATCGTGCTTCCCTTCGTGATCGGCCTCTTCAGCGCCGGGATCGGCATGACCATCGCCGGTCGCACCCTCCGCGTCGGGGTGCCGCTGCTGGCGCCGGTGGCGGCACTCTTCGGGGCCATCCTGCTCGGCACCGCCACCCCCGGCACCATCGGTTTCGTAGGCATCGTTTTCGGTGCCCTCGCCGTCGGGTGGGTCTCGCTGCGCGGGCAGCGGCGCATCGTCCAGACACACGGCGGCTGGGTCTCCCGTTTCGCGACCGCGACGGTGATGCTGGCCGTCTCAGCTGCGGTGGTGCTGGTCGGCGCCGCACTCTGGCCCGGGCAGCGCTACGACCAGCGCGACATCCTGCGCGCGCACATCACACCGCCGGTGGATATCAGCGCCTTCCCCAGCCCGCTGGTCGGCTTCCGCAAGTACCGGCCGAGCGCTGATCAGCTGGCCGACCAGACCTTGTTCACCGTAAAGGGCCTTCCCGCCGGCTACCCGATTCGGATCGCGACACTCGACGACTACAACGGCATCGTCTGGGCGGCCCGCAACGCAGCTGCCGTGCCGGCGCTCGGCGGTGAGCCGGACACCTTCCAACGGGTCGGCAGCAGCATTGCGACCAGCGAGACGGGCCCGAAAGCGACCCTGCAGATCACCATCGGCCAGGCTTATGCCGCGGCCGTCGACACCAACAGCTGGCTCCCCAGCGCCGGGGCCAGCGAGCGGATCTCCTTCTCCGGCCCGGACGCCGACAGTCACGCCGACGGCCTGCGCTACAACCTCGCCACCGACTCGGCGCTCGTCGTCGACCGGGTCAAGGCCGGTGACACCTACACCGTCGATGCGGTGCTGCCGGGGAGCACACTGCCTACCGACGCGGTCCCCTTCGGTGGAACCAGCATCGATCCCAGTGTCGGCGCGTTCGTCGTGGCGACGATGAACCGGTGGGCGCCGAGCGCGGGGACGCCCTGGGACCGCCTCACCGCGATCGGCAAATACCTGCAGACCAACGGCTACTACAGCGAGGGCGGCCCAGGCGAGACGCAGTACCTGCCCGGGCACTCGACTGGGCGTCTCACCGCCTTTCTGGCCGCCGGTGGGCTGGTCGGCGACGACGAGCAGTACGCCGCCGCCTATGCCCTGATGGCCAACGAACTCGGCGTACCGGCCCGGGTGGTGGTGGGGGCGACCCCGGCCGCCGGGACCGACGGCACCACGGTGGTGCAGGGCCGGGACGTCCACGTCTGGGTCGAAGTGCACCTGGCCAACGGCACCTGGGCCACCGTCCCGCAGACCACTTTCATGCCGCCGACGTCAAGGAAGCCGAACAAGCAGAATCAGCAGCAGATCGAGAACACCAACTCAACCGTGGTGCCACCGCCGAACACATCACGGCCACCGAGCAGTCTCGACGAGTTCGGCCAGGCCGGCTCCAACTCGTTCCGCCGTAACCAGGTAAACAGCACGATTCACAAGCATTGGCAGCTGCCAGCATTCGTGGTGACGTTCCTGAGTTGGGCCGGGCCACCCATCCTGCTCGTTCTGCTGGTCGCCGGCGCCATCATCTCGGCAAAGGCGCTCCGACGTCGCCGGCGGCGGCGCTCCGGCACCCCGGCGCTGCGGTACGCACTGGGGTGGCGGGAGATCCTGGACCAGGCCCGGGATCTCGGAGTCGCCGTGCACACCGGGTATACCCGCCGAGAACAGGCCGACAAACTAGCGGTATTCGCGGTTCGACCGCTGGCCGAACGGGCCGACGGCATCCTCTTCGGACCACAGCCGGCAACCTCGGCCGAGTCGGCGCAGTACTGGAGCGACGTGCTCCGCGCTCGTCAGGACATGGTGCTGGGCGTGAGCCGGTGGCAGCGCCTCAAAGCTCGGGTGAGCATCCGGTCGCTGCTGCCAATGACCGCGTACCCCCGCTCGAAGTAG